A genomic window from Cryobacterium sp. SO2 includes:
- the gap gene encoding type I glyceraldehyde-3-phosphate dehydrogenase: MSVKIGINGFGRIGRNYLRAALAQGSDIEIVAVNDLTDTKTLAHLLKYDSITGRLDATVSVEGDSILVNGKPIKVLAERDPANLPWGALGVDIVIESTGRFTKADDARKHITAGAKKVIVSAPATGDVATIVMGVNEETYDSAKFDIISNASCTTNCLAPLAKVFNDNFGIKSGLMTTIHAYTADQNLQDGPHSDLRRARAAAVNIIPTSTGAAKALGIVLPELAGKLDGFALRVPVPTGSITDLTVIAEKPVTVEAIKAAYKAAAEGPLKGILMYTEDEIVSSDIVTDPHSSIFDAGLLRVLGDQVKLSSWYDNEWGYSNRMVDLTEFVAERL; the protein is encoded by the coding sequence GTGTCTGTAAAGATTGGTATTAACGGATTTGGCCGCATCGGCCGCAACTACCTGCGCGCCGCCCTGGCCCAGGGCAGCGACATCGAGATTGTCGCGGTCAACGACCTCACCGACACCAAGACGCTGGCCCACTTGCTCAAATACGACTCCATCACGGGTCGTCTGGACGCCACCGTCTCCGTCGAGGGAGATTCCATCCTCGTCAACGGCAAGCCGATCAAGGTTCTCGCCGAGCGCGACCCGGCCAACCTCCCCTGGGGTGCCCTGGGCGTCGACATCGTGATCGAGTCGACCGGCCGTTTCACCAAGGCTGACGATGCGCGCAAGCACATCACCGCCGGTGCCAAGAAGGTCATCGTCTCCGCTCCCGCCACCGGCGACGTTGCGACGATCGTCATGGGCGTCAACGAGGAGACCTACGACTCCGCGAAGTTCGACATCATCTCGAACGCATCCTGCACCACGAACTGCCTCGCACCGCTGGCCAAGGTCTTCAACGACAACTTCGGCATCAAGAGTGGCCTCATGACCACCATCCACGCCTACACCGCAGACCAGAACCTGCAGGATGGCCCGCACAGCGACCTGCGTCGCGCCCGCGCCGCCGCCGTCAACATCATCCCGACGTCCACCGGTGCCGCCAAGGCCCTGGGCATCGTCCTCCCGGAGCTCGCCGGCAAGCTTGACGGCTTCGCACTGCGCGTACCCGTGCCCACCGGTTCCATCACCGACCTGACCGTCATCGCCGAGAAGCCGGTCACCGTCGAAGCCATCAAGGCCGCGTACAAGGCAGCAGCAGAGGGCCCCCTCAAGGGCATCCTGATGTACACCGAAGACGAGATCGTCTCCAGCGACATCGTCACCGACCCGCACTCCTCGATCTTCGACGCCGGCCTGCTGCGCGTCCTGGGCGACCAGGTCAAGCTGTCCTCCTGGTACGACAACGAGTGGGGCTACTCCAACCGCATGGTTGACCTCACCGAGTTCGTCGCCGAGCGTCTCTAA
- a CDS encoding superoxide dismutase, with the protein MAEYTLPELAYDYLALAPSISGTIMELHHSKHHQAYVTGANTALAQLAEARDSGSLVYVNKLEKDLAFNLGGHVNHSIFWTNMSPNGGDKPVGELASAIDDFFGSFDKFQAHFAATAMGVQGSGWSVLAWDSIGQRLIIQQFFDQQANFAAGTVPLLMLDVWEHAYYLDYQNVRADYVKAFWNIVDWENVQARFVTAREKTSGLLLLS; encoded by the coding sequence ATGGCCGAATACACCCTGCCTGAACTGGCTTACGACTACTTGGCGCTCGCGCCGAGCATCAGCGGCACCATCATGGAGCTCCACCACAGCAAGCACCACCAGGCTTACGTGACCGGAGCGAACACCGCGCTCGCCCAGCTGGCAGAGGCCCGGGATTCCGGCAGCCTTGTGTACGTCAACAAGCTCGAGAAGGACCTTGCGTTCAATCTCGGCGGCCACGTCAACCACTCGATCTTCTGGACGAACATGTCCCCGAACGGCGGCGACAAGCCCGTTGGCGAACTCGCCAGCGCGATCGATGACTTCTTCGGGTCCTTCGACAAGTTCCAGGCTCACTTCGCGGCCACCGCGATGGGCGTGCAGGGCTCCGGCTGGTCGGTGCTGGCCTGGGATTCGATCGGGCAGCGCCTGATCATCCAGCAGTTCTTCGACCAGCAGGCGAACTTCGCGGCCGGAACCGTTCCCCTCCTCATGCTCGACGTCTGGGAGCACGCGTACTACCTCGACTACCAGAACGTGCGCGCCGACTACGTCAAGGCGTTCTGGAACATCGTCGACTGGGAGAACGTCCAGGCACGCTTCGTCACCGCCAGGGAGAAGACCAGCGGCCTACTGCTGCTGTCCTGA
- the whiA gene encoding DNA-binding protein WhiA — MALTIDVKDELARVEVSKTTVRAAELATILRFSGGLHMISGRIAIESELDTPLLARRVRKDLAELYGVRSDVTVITASGLRRTNHYLVRVLDGGETLARQTGLLDARRRPIRGLPNRLTTGSKDEIAAVWRGAFLATGSLTDPGRSAALEVVCPGNEAAMAIVGAAGRLGIVAKAREVRGVHRVVIRDGDAIGAMLVQMGAQETVLNWEALRQRREVRATANRLVNFDDANLRRSAQAAVAACARVDRAMEILGDDIPEHLRYAGELRLSFRDSSLDELGHHADPPMTKDAVAGRIRRLLAMADKKAVDLGIPGTDANLPADLDDV, encoded by the coding sequence TTGGCACTCACCATCGACGTCAAAGATGAACTAGCACGCGTCGAGGTCTCGAAAACCACGGTCCGCGCGGCCGAACTGGCGACGATCCTACGTTTCTCCGGCGGCCTGCACATGATCTCCGGCCGCATCGCGATCGAGTCCGAGCTGGACACCCCCCTCCTGGCTCGCCGGGTGCGGAAAGATCTCGCCGAACTCTACGGAGTGCGCAGCGATGTCACCGTTATCACGGCGTCCGGGCTCCGCCGCACCAACCACTACCTGGTGCGGGTACTCGACGGCGGAGAGACCCTGGCGAGGCAGACCGGTCTGCTCGACGCCAGGCGCCGCCCCATCCGCGGGCTGCCGAACCGTTTGACGACCGGCTCCAAGGATGAGATCGCGGCGGTCTGGCGCGGTGCGTTTCTGGCGACAGGCTCGCTCACCGACCCCGGCCGCTCGGCGGCCCTGGAAGTGGTGTGCCCGGGCAACGAGGCCGCGATGGCCATCGTCGGCGCGGCCGGTCGGCTGGGCATCGTCGCCAAGGCCAGGGAAGTACGCGGGGTGCACCGTGTCGTGATCCGTGACGGCGACGCCATCGGCGCGATGCTCGTGCAGATGGGCGCGCAGGAGACCGTGCTCAACTGGGAAGCCCTGCGCCAGCGCCGCGAGGTGCGGGCAACGGCCAACCGCCTGGTCAACTTCGACGACGCCAACCTGCGCCGCTCGGCACAGGCAGCCGTCGCGGCGTGCGCCAGGGTCGACAGGGCCATGGAGATCCTCGGCGACGACATCCCCGAGCACCTCAGGTACGCGGGGGAGCTGCGGTTGTCCTTCCGCGATTCCAGCCTCGACGAACTCGGCCACCACGCCGATCCGCCGATGACGAAGGACGCCGTCGCCGGCCGGATCCGCCGGCTTCTGGCCATGGCCGACAAGAAGGCCGTCGACCTGGGCATCCCTGGAACCGACGCGAACCTCCCCGCCGACCTCGACGACGTCTGA
- the rapZ gene encoding RNase adapter RapZ produces the protein MSTETEKQEMLIVTGMSGAGRSTVANALEDLGWYVVDNLPPQMLRPLVDMVGRAGTSLPKIAAVVDIRGRDFFGDFQELVQALRTGTQVRVIFLEARDDVLVRRFEAVRRPHPLQGEGTILDGISAERTRLAVVRESCDVVIDTSDLNIHQLATTITERFAAENAAGLHLTVMSFGFKYGLPTDVDMVADARFLPNPFWIPDLRPHTGLDPEVSDYVLGQEGAREFIDNYAAAIRPVLAGYQRENKRHATIAIGCTGGKHRSVAMARELAKLLQEFPGVAVSLKHRDLGRE, from the coding sequence ATGAGCACGGAGACCGAGAAGCAGGAGATGCTCATCGTCACCGGCATGTCCGGCGCCGGACGATCGACCGTGGCGAACGCGCTGGAAGACCTCGGCTGGTACGTCGTCGACAACCTGCCGCCGCAGATGCTCCGCCCCCTCGTGGACATGGTCGGCCGGGCCGGCACGAGCCTGCCCAAGATCGCCGCCGTCGTCGACATCCGCGGCCGGGACTTCTTCGGCGACTTCCAAGAACTCGTCCAGGCGCTCCGCACCGGCACCCAGGTGCGCGTCATCTTCCTCGAGGCCCGCGACGACGTACTCGTGCGGCGCTTCGAAGCGGTCAGGCGCCCACATCCGCTGCAGGGCGAAGGCACCATCCTCGACGGCATCTCGGCCGAACGCACCCGGCTGGCGGTCGTGCGCGAATCCTGCGACGTCGTCATCGACACCTCAGACCTCAACATCCACCAGCTGGCCACCACCATCACCGAACGCTTCGCCGCCGAAAACGCGGCCGGCCTGCACCTCACGGTGATGAGCTTCGGGTTCAAGTACGGGCTCCCCACCGACGTGGACATGGTTGCGGACGCCCGCTTCCTGCCCAACCCGTTCTGGATCCCCGACCTGCGCCCGCACACTGGGCTGGACCCCGAAGTCAGCGACTATGTTCTCGGTCAGGAGGGGGCACGGGAGTTCATCGACAACTATGCCGCCGCCATCAGGCCGGTCCTGGCCGGCTACCAGCGCGAGAACAAGCGCCACGCCACCATCGCCATCGGATGCACCGGCGGCAAGCACCGCTCCGTCGCCATGGCGCGGGAACTGGCCAAGCTCCTCCAAGAATTTCCCGGCGTCGCGGTCAGCCTCAAGCACCGCGACCTCGGACGAGAATAA
- the uvrC gene encoding excinuclease ABC subunit UvrC: MSDALSYRPKPGEIPTEPGVYRFRDASRRVLYVGKAKNLRARLSNYFAPLSSLHDRTRRMVTTATSVEWTTVGTEVEALQLEWTWINEFDPPFNVQFKDDKSYPYLAVTLADEAPRALVTRTTGIKGARYFGPYPKVWAVHETIDLMLKAFPIRTCNNSNYKRAMQSGKPCFAGQIGRCFGPCSGKVGIEEHRKTVNEFVSFMGSQDRKLINTLVAQMKDAALAQDYELAARRRDQVKALEAVLEKSAVVLRDNVDIDLFAIEQDELAAAVQLFIVRGGRIRGVHGWVVDKELDLSMSELIDSTMQTAYTGGAVPPREIVLPELPDDADALEGWLGEIAHRKVRLVAAQRGEKAALLATAAQNAKQALMLYKTRRSSDFVARSKALEDLQEALGMETAPLRMECYDASHLGGTNIVASMVVFEDGLPRKDEYRRFSVPESTDDTDSLYRVLTRRLAYLVPNDATPEALPKGGVITLTDGDDPLVDPAPDESAAGPAVDADSPEVAAKRKKFRYQPNLLIVDGGQPQVAAAARALRESGVEGITLCGIAKRLEEIWLPDSDYPVILPRNSDALFLIQRIRDEAHRFAITHQRARRKRDINTVLGEIPGLGPARIKVLLQHFGSVTRLREASVDSIAEIRGIGPTLAEGIHQHLRA; the protein is encoded by the coding sequence ATGTCTGATGCGTTGAGCTATCGCCCGAAACCGGGCGAAATCCCCACCGAACCCGGGGTCTACAGGTTCCGTGACGCCTCCCGCCGGGTGCTCTATGTGGGCAAGGCGAAGAACCTCCGCGCCCGGCTGAGCAACTACTTCGCCCCGCTGAGCAGCCTGCACGACCGCACCCGGCGGATGGTGACCACGGCGACGAGCGTCGAATGGACGACGGTCGGCACCGAAGTCGAGGCGCTGCAACTCGAGTGGACCTGGATCAACGAGTTCGATCCGCCGTTCAATGTGCAGTTCAAGGACGACAAGTCCTACCCGTACCTCGCGGTGACCCTCGCCGACGAGGCCCCGCGGGCCCTGGTGACCCGCACCACGGGCATCAAGGGCGCGCGGTACTTCGGCCCGTACCCCAAGGTGTGGGCCGTGCACGAGACCATCGACCTGATGCTCAAGGCCTTCCCGATCCGCACCTGCAACAACTCCAACTACAAACGCGCCATGCAGTCGGGCAAGCCGTGCTTCGCCGGTCAGATCGGCCGTTGCTTCGGCCCCTGCTCCGGCAAGGTGGGCATCGAGGAACACCGCAAGACCGTCAACGAGTTCGTGAGCTTCATGGGGAGCCAGGACCGCAAGCTGATCAACACCCTCGTCGCGCAGATGAAGGATGCCGCGCTCGCGCAGGACTACGAGCTGGCCGCCCGACGCCGCGACCAGGTCAAGGCGCTCGAAGCGGTGCTCGAGAAGAGCGCGGTGGTGCTGCGCGACAACGTGGACATCGACCTCTTCGCGATCGAACAGGACGAGTTGGCTGCGGCCGTGCAGCTGTTCATCGTGCGTGGCGGTCGCATCCGTGGTGTGCACGGCTGGGTGGTCGACAAGGAACTCGACCTGTCCATGAGCGAACTCATCGATTCGACCATGCAGACCGCGTACACCGGCGGCGCCGTGCCGCCGCGGGAGATCGTGCTGCCGGAGCTGCCGGACGACGCCGACGCTCTCGAGGGCTGGCTCGGCGAGATCGCGCACCGCAAGGTGCGTCTCGTGGCCGCCCAGCGCGGGGAGAAGGCGGCTCTGCTCGCCACCGCGGCGCAGAACGCCAAACAGGCGCTGATGCTCTACAAGACCCGGCGCAGCTCGGACTTCGTCGCCCGGTCCAAGGCCCTCGAGGACCTCCAGGAGGCCCTGGGCATGGAGACCGCTCCGCTGCGGATGGAATGCTACGACGCATCGCACCTGGGCGGAACGAACATCGTGGCCTCGATGGTGGTCTTCGAAGACGGCCTGCCGCGCAAGGACGAGTACCGCCGCTTCAGCGTTCCCGAGTCCACCGACGACACCGACTCCCTCTACCGCGTGCTCACCCGGCGGCTGGCGTACCTGGTGCCCAATGACGCCACCCCGGAGGCGCTGCCGAAGGGCGGCGTCATTACCCTGACCGATGGAGACGATCCCCTCGTCGACCCGGCCCCCGATGAGTCGGCGGCAGGCCCGGCCGTCGACGCCGACAGCCCTGAGGTCGCCGCCAAGCGCAAGAAGTTCCGGTACCAGCCCAATCTCCTGATCGTCGACGGCGGCCAACCTCAGGTCGCCGCGGCGGCCAGGGCGCTGCGCGAGTCCGGGGTGGAAGGGATCACCCTGTGCGGCATCGCCAAGCGTCTCGAGGAGATCTGGCTGCCGGACTCCGACTATCCGGTCATCCTGCCGCGCAACAGCGACGCCCTGTTCCTGATCCAGCGCATCCGCGACGAGGCTCACCGCTTCGCGATCACCCACCAACGGGCCAGGCGCAAGCGCGATATCAACACAGTTCTCGGTGAAATCCCCGGCCTCGGCCCGGCCCGGATCAAGGTGCTCCTGCAGCACTTCGGCTCTGTCACCCGTCTGCGGGAGGCCTCCGTCGACTCGATCGCCGAGATCAGGGGCATCGGACCGACCCTCGCAGAGGGCATCCACCAGCACCTGCGCGCCTGA
- the uvrA gene encoding excinuclease ABC subunit UvrA: MVSISQVEHGSQLSVRGARVHNLHNVNLDIPRDSLVVFTGLSGSGKSSLAFDTIFAEGQRRYVESLSAYARQFLGQVDRPDVDFIEGLSPAVSIDQKSTNRNPRSTVGTITEIYDYMRLLWARIGVPHCAICGEIIQSQTVQQIADQLMEMETGVRYQILSPVVSQKKGEFVDLFKELAAAGYSRAMVDGTQIQLNEPPTLKKQVKHDISVVVDRLVAGPDLLSRLTDSLETALKLTDGLVQVNYVDLTGDDAWESYSEKLSCPNNHPVQLTEIEPRTFSFNAPFGACPECSGLGTRMSVDEDLLLGDPSLSIAEGVVLPWTTQGKGLFQYYEKLLDGLARDLKFSLDTPWKKLPEEVRTAVMRGDNFEVKVKWKNRYGREMSYTSGFEGVVPYIERQFLQAETDTQRQRWGEYLREVDCPVCDGTRLKPEVLAVLVHEKSIADICRLSLSDARSFMDKLELTDREKTIAAQVLREIKVRLDFLLQVGLNYLSLARAAGTLSGGEAQRIRLATQIGSGLTGVLYVLDEPSIGLHQRDNRRLIETLVALRDLGNTLIVVEHDEDTIKTADWVVDIGPGAGVNGGHVVHSGSYEDLLTNTKSLTSDYLSGRKSIATPTTRRPLDPEREITVVGAEANNLRKVTVKFPLGVFTAVTGVSGSGKSSLVNDVLYRVLANRLNGARKLPGRHTKVTGLDQLDKVIHVDQAPIGRTPRSNPATYTGVFDKIRTLFAETMEAKARGYLPGRFSFNVKGGRCEACSGDGTIKIEMNFLPDVYVACEVCGGARYNRDTLTVHYKGKNIAEVLDMPISEAAEFFEPISSIHRFLKTLVEVGLGYVRLGQSATTLSGGEAQRVKLATELQRRSNGRSVYVLDEPTTGLHFEDVRKLLLVLNSLVDKGNTVIVIEHNLDVIKSADWVIDLGPEGGSGGGKVLATGTPEHVAGVKKSHTGMFLKEVLAGR; this comes from the coding sequence ATGGTGTCAATTTCCCAGGTAGAGCACGGCTCTCAACTCAGTGTCCGCGGTGCACGCGTGCACAATCTGCACAACGTCAACCTCGACATCCCGCGCGACTCGCTCGTGGTGTTCACCGGCCTCTCCGGATCCGGCAAATCATCATTGGCCTTCGACACCATCTTCGCCGAGGGCCAGCGCCGCTACGTCGAATCGCTGTCGGCCTACGCCCGGCAATTCCTCGGTCAGGTCGACCGCCCTGACGTCGACTTCATCGAGGGCCTGAGCCCGGCCGTGTCGATCGACCAGAAGTCCACCAACCGCAACCCGCGGTCCACGGTGGGTACCATCACCGAGATCTACGACTACATGCGCCTGCTCTGGGCGCGCATCGGCGTGCCGCACTGCGCGATCTGCGGGGAGATCATCCAGTCCCAGACCGTGCAGCAGATCGCCGACCAGCTGATGGAGATGGAGACCGGGGTCCGGTATCAGATCCTCAGCCCCGTCGTCTCGCAGAAGAAGGGCGAATTCGTCGACCTGTTCAAGGAGCTCGCCGCAGCCGGCTACTCCCGCGCCATGGTCGACGGCACCCAGATCCAGCTGAACGAACCGCCCACCCTCAAGAAGCAGGTCAAGCACGACATCTCCGTCGTCGTCGACCGCCTCGTGGCCGGCCCCGACCTGCTCAGCCGGCTCACCGACTCGCTCGAGACGGCGCTCAAACTCACCGACGGCCTCGTGCAGGTCAACTACGTCGACCTCACCGGAGACGACGCCTGGGAGAGCTACTCCGAGAAGCTGTCCTGCCCGAACAACCACCCGGTTCAGCTCACCGAGATCGAGCCGCGCACGTTCTCGTTCAACGCACCGTTCGGCGCCTGCCCCGAGTGCTCCGGCCTCGGCACCCGGATGTCCGTCGACGAAGACCTGCTGCTCGGTGACCCGTCGCTCAGCATCGCCGAAGGCGTCGTGCTGCCCTGGACCACCCAGGGCAAGGGCCTGTTCCAGTACTACGAGAAGCTCCTCGACGGCCTCGCCCGCGACCTCAAGTTCTCGCTCGACACCCCCTGGAAGAAGCTTCCGGAGGAGGTGCGCACCGCGGTCATGCGCGGCGACAACTTCGAGGTCAAGGTGAAGTGGAAGAACCGCTATGGCCGGGAGATGAGCTACACCTCCGGCTTCGAAGGCGTGGTTCCCTACATCGAACGCCAGTTCCTCCAGGCCGAGACCGACACCCAGCGCCAGCGCTGGGGAGAATACCTGCGTGAGGTCGACTGCCCCGTCTGCGACGGCACCCGGCTCAAGCCCGAGGTGCTCGCCGTTCTTGTGCACGAGAAGAGCATCGCGGACATCTGCCGGCTCAGCCTGTCCGATGCCCGGTCGTTCATGGACAAGCTCGAACTGACCGACCGGGAGAAGACCATCGCGGCCCAGGTGCTGCGCGAGATCAAGGTGCGCCTGGACTTCCTCCTCCAGGTGGGCCTGAACTACCTCAGCCTGGCCCGCGCGGCCGGCACCCTCTCCGGCGGCGAGGCGCAGCGCATCCGCCTGGCCACTCAGATCGGTTCGGGGCTCACCGGTGTGCTGTACGTGCTCGACGAGCCCAGTATCGGCCTGCACCAGCGCGACAACCGGCGCCTCATCGAGACCCTCGTGGCCCTGCGTGACCTCGGCAACACCCTGATCGTGGTCGAGCACGACGAGGACACCATCAAGACCGCCGACTGGGTCGTCGACATCGGCCCTGGCGCCGGTGTCAACGGCGGCCACGTGGTGCACTCCGGGTCGTACGAGGACCTGCTCACCAACACGAAGTCGCTCACCAGCGACTACCTGTCCGGCCGCAAGTCGATCGCCACGCCGACGACACGACGGCCGCTCGACCCCGAGCGGGAGATCACCGTCGTTGGCGCAGAGGCCAACAACCTCAGGAAGGTCACGGTCAAGTTCCCGCTGGGCGTCTTCACCGCCGTCACCGGCGTGAGCGGCTCCGGCAAGTCCTCGCTCGTCAACGACGTGCTCTACCGGGTGCTCGCCAACCGGCTGAACGGTGCCCGCAAGCTGCCCGGCCGGCACACCAAGGTCACCGGCCTCGACCAGCTGGACAAGGTCATCCACGTCGACCAGGCCCCGATCGGGCGCACCCCGCGCTCGAACCCGGCCACCTACACCGGCGTGTTCGACAAGATCCGCACGCTGTTCGCCGAGACCATGGAGGCCAAGGCCCGCGGCTACCTGCCCGGCCGGTTCAGCTTCAACGTCAAGGGCGGCCGCTGCGAGGCCTGCTCGGGCGACGGCACCATCAAGATCGAGATGAACTTCCTGCCGGATGTGTACGTGGCCTGCGAGGTCTGCGGGGGCGCACGGTACAACCGCGACACCCTCACCGTGCACTACAAGGGCAAGAACATCGCCGAGGTCCTCGACATGCCGATCAGCGAGGCGGCCGAGTTCTTCGAACCGATCTCCTCGATCCACCGGTTCTTGAAGACCCTCGTCGAGGTGGGCCTCGGCTACGTGCGCCTCGGCCAGAGCGCCACGACGCTCTCCGGCGGGGAGGCCCAGCGGGTCAAGCTCGCCACGGAACTGCAGCGCCGCTCCAACGGGCGCAGCGTGTACGTGCTCGACGAGCCGACCACCGGTCTGCACTTCGAAGACGTGCGGAAGCTTCTCCTGGTGCTCAACAGTCTCGTCGACAAGGGAAACACCGTCATCGTGATCGAGCACAACCTCGATGTGATCAAGTCCGCGGACTGGGTCATCGACCTGGGCCCAGAGGGCGGTTCAGGCGGCGGCAAGGTGCTGGCGACCGGTACCCCCGAGCACGTAGCCGGCGTGAAGAAGAGCCACACCGGAATGTTCCTGAAGGAGGTCCTCGCCGGGCGCTAG
- the uvrB gene encoding excinuclease ABC subunit UvrB, translated as MEPTRAVHPFEVVSEYTPSGDQPAAIAELTGRINAGETDIVLLGATGTGKSATTAWLIEQVQRPTLVLAHNKTLAAQLVNEFRELMPNNAVEYFVSYYDYYQPEAYVPQTDTFIEKDSSINEEVERLRHSTTTSLLSRRDVIVVSTVSCIYGLGTPEGYLEAMVALQVGQKVDRDWLIRKFVAMQYQRNDIDFSRGHFRVRGDTIEIIPMYEELAIRIEMFGDEIEALYSLHPLTGDVVKKLDAVSVFPGSHYVASTDVMQRAMGTIQEELAERLGQLEREGKLLEAQRLRMRTNFDLEMMEQIGFCSGIENYSRHIDGRGAGEAGKCLLDYFPDDFLVVIDESHVTVPQIGAMYEGDSSRKRTLVEHGFRLPSALDNRPLKWNEFKGRVGQTVYLSATPGKYEMGIADGIVEQIIRPTGLIDPQIVVKPSAGQIDDLLEQIHLRVDRNERVLVTTLTKKMAEELTDFLTEAGVRVRYLHSDVDTLRRVELLTELRQGLYDVLVGINLLREGLDLPEVSLVAILDADKEGFLRSSTSLIQTIGRAARNVSGEVHMYADRITDSMARAIDETDRRREKQVEYNTLHGIDPTPLRKRIADITDVLAREEADTAELLAGRDARRRSPTPSMRKGLAANGANDLESIIADLNGQMLEAAGELKFELAARLRDEVSELKRELRQMEKAGHLG; from the coding sequence ATGGAACCCACCCGCGCCGTTCACCCGTTCGAGGTGGTGAGCGAGTACACCCCCAGCGGCGACCAGCCCGCCGCGATCGCCGAGCTCACCGGCCGCATCAATGCCGGCGAAACCGATATCGTGCTGCTCGGCGCCACCGGCACAGGCAAGTCGGCCACCACGGCCTGGCTCATCGAGCAGGTGCAACGGCCCACACTGGTGCTCGCGCACAACAAGACCCTGGCCGCGCAGCTCGTCAACGAGTTCCGTGAGCTGATGCCCAACAACGCCGTCGAGTACTTCGTCTCGTACTACGACTATTACCAGCCTGAGGCGTATGTGCCGCAGACCGACACCTTCATCGAGAAGGACTCCTCGATCAACGAGGAGGTCGAGCGGCTGCGGCACTCGACCACCACCTCGCTGCTCAGCCGGCGGGACGTCATCGTCGTGTCCACGGTCTCCTGCATCTACGGCCTCGGCACGCCGGAAGGCTATCTCGAGGCCATGGTGGCCCTCCAGGTGGGCCAGAAAGTGGACCGAGACTGGTTGATCCGCAAGTTCGTCGCCATGCAGTACCAACGCAACGACATTGACTTCTCCCGCGGTCACTTCAGGGTGCGCGGCGACACCATCGAGATCATCCCGATGTACGAAGAGCTCGCCATCCGCATCGAGATGTTCGGCGACGAGATCGAAGCGCTGTACAGCCTGCATCCGCTCACCGGCGACGTTGTGAAGAAGCTCGATGCCGTCTCGGTGTTCCCTGGGTCGCACTACGTGGCCAGCACCGACGTCATGCAGCGGGCAATGGGAACGATCCAGGAGGAACTGGCCGAGCGCCTGGGTCAGCTGGAGCGCGAGGGCAAGCTTCTGGAGGCCCAGCGGCTGCGCATGCGCACCAACTTCGACCTCGAGATGATGGAGCAGATCGGTTTCTGCTCGGGCATCGAGAACTATTCCCGGCACATCGACGGTCGAGGCGCCGGGGAAGCAGGAAAATGTCTGCTCGACTACTTTCCCGACGACTTCCTCGTGGTTATCGATGAGTCGCACGTGACCGTGCCGCAGATCGGCGCCATGTACGAGGGGGATTCCTCGCGCAAGCGCACCCTCGTCGAGCATGGCTTCCGGCTGCCCAGCGCTCTGGACAACCGGCCGCTGAAGTGGAACGAGTTCAAGGGCCGCGTCGGCCAGACCGTGTACCTGTCGGCCACGCCGGGTAAGTACGAAATGGGCATCGCCGATGGCATCGTCGAGCAGATCATCCGCCCGACCGGCCTGATCGACCCGCAGATCGTGGTGAAGCCCTCCGCCGGCCAGATCGACGACCTGCTCGAGCAGATCCACCTGCGGGTGGACCGCAACGAGCGTGTGCTCGTGACCACCCTGACCAAGAAGATGGCCGAGGAACTCACCGACTTCCTCACCGAGGCCGGCGTGCGGGTACGTTATCTCCACTCCGACGTCGACACGCTGCGGCGGGTGGAGCTGCTCACCGAGCTGCGCCAGGGACTGTATGACGTGCTGGTGGGCATCAACCTGCTGCGCGAGGGCCTCGACCTGCCCGAGGTCTCCCTGGTGGCGATTCTGGACGCCGACAAGGAAGGCTTCCTGCGGTCGTCGACATCGCTGATCCAGACCATCGGCCGTGCCGCCCGCAACGTGTCCGGAGAGGTGCACATGTACGCCGACCGGATCACCGACTCGATGGCCAGGGCCATCGACGAGACCGACCGTCGCCGGGAGAAGCAGGTCGAGTACAACACCCTGCACGGCATCGACCCGACCCCGCTGCGCAAACGGATTGCCGACATTACCGACGTCCTCGCCCGCGAGGAGGCCGACACCGCCGAGCTGCTTGCCGGCCGCGACGCCCGGCGCCGCAGCCCCACGCCGTCGATGCGGAAAGGCCTGGCCGCCAACGGGGCCAACGACCTCGAGTCGATCATCGCCGATCTCAACGGACAGATGCTCGAGGCCGCCGGTGAGCTCAAGTTCGAGCTCGCCGCCCGACTGCGTGACGAGGTCTCCGAACTCAAGCGGGAGCTGCGCCAAATGGAGAAGGCCGGCCACCTGGGCTAA